A window of the Cicer arietinum cultivar CDC Frontier isolate Library 1 chromosome 6, Cicar.CDCFrontier_v2.0, whole genome shotgun sequence genome harbors these coding sequences:
- the LOC101495033 gene encoding pentatricopeptide repeat-containing protein At3g16610, translating to MLRCFKREEALILINGHWHMPIQNCHYLSASLPHYTDADATQVTRNYISRNEIKLARRVFDQIPKPSVVLWNMMIRAYAWAGPYRQSIHLYNHMLQLGVTPTNFTFPFVLKACSALQALELGRLIHNHAYILGLSMDLYVSTALLDMYAKCGNLFEAQTLFNNMSLRDRDIVAWNAMIAAFSFHALHTETMHLLAQMQQTGITPNTSTLVSILPTIGQSNALRHGKAIHAHSLRKFFCQNVVLATALLDMYAKCHHLCYARKIFNTVNHKNEICWSAMIGGCVLSGSMTDALALYDDMVCMYNLKPTPVTLATMLRACAELTDLKRGTKLHCHMIKSGIHLDTTVGNSLISMYAKCGIMDDAVGFLDEMITKDTVSYSAIISGFVQNGYAEKALLIFRQMQSSGVHLHLATMIALLPACSHLAALQHGTCCHGHAVVCGFTNDTSICNAIIDMYSKCGKISISREIFDRMQDRDIISWNTVIIGYGIHGLCKEALILFHELQASSLKPDDVTFIAVLSACSHSGLVTEGKYWFSSMSQDFNIKPRMAHYICMVDLLARAGNLDEAYTFIQRMPFKPDVRVWSALLAACRTHKNIEIGEEVSKKIQLLGPEGTGNFVLMSNIYSSVGRWDDAAHIRSLQRHHGYKKSPGCSWVEISGVIHAFIGGHQSHPQSTSINKKLQELLVQMKKLGYRADSSFVLHDVEEEEKEQILLYHSEKIAIAFGILNTNPNNRILVTKNLRICVDCHSAIKFITLISEREIIVRDASRFHHFKNGICNCQDFW from the coding sequence AGAAGCTTTAATCCTAATCAATGGCCACTGGCACATGCCAATTCAAAATTGTCATTATCTTTCTGCTTCTCTTCCTCATTATACTGATGCTGATGCAACACAAGTTACTCGTAACTATATCTCACGTAATGAAATCAAACTTGCCCGTCGTGTGTTCGACCAAATTCCAAAGCCGAGTGTTGTTTTGTGGAACATGATGATCCGAGCGTATGCTTGGGCTGGCCCATATCGACAATCTATTCATCTGTACAATCACATGTTACAACTCGGTGTCACACCCACCAACTTCACTTTCCCTTTTGTTCTCAAAGCTTGCTCTGCTCTACAAGCATTAGAACTTGGCAGACTTATACATAACCATGCCTACATACTTGGTCTGTCAATGGATCTCTATGTTTCCACAGCCTTGCTTGACATGTATGCTAAGTGCGGCAATTTGTTTGAAGCACAAACACTATTTAATAATATGTCCCTCAGGGACAGGGATATCGTCGCTTGGAATGCCATGATTGCTGCTTTTTCATTTCATGCACTTCACACTGAAACAATGCACTTGCTTGCCCAAATGCAGCAAACAGGAATTACTCCTAATACTTCAACTCTTGTATCTATTCTACCCACAATTGGGCAATCTAATGCGTTACGCCACGGGAAAGCTATTCATGCTCACTCTCTCAGGAAATTCTTTTGTCAAAATGTCGTTCTTGCAACTGCACTTTTGGATATGTATGCTAAGTGCCATCACTTATGTTATGCCAGGAAAATCTTCAATACCGTGAATCATAAAAATGAGATATGCTGGAGCGCTATGATTGGAGGTTGTGTTCTTTCTGGTTCCATGACAGATGCATTGGCTCTTTATGATGACATGGTATGTATGTACAACTTGAAACCCACACCAGTCACTCTTGCAACCATGCTTCGAGCTTGTGCAGAGCTCACTGATTTGAAAAGAGGGACAAAATTGCATTGTCACATGATTAAGTCAGGGATACACCTTGATACAACTGTAGGAAACTCACTGATATCAATGTATGCTAAGTGTGGGATTATGGACGATGCAGTGGGGTTTCTTGATGAAATGATCACAAAAGACACAGTTTCTTATAGTGCTATTATTTCAGGATTTGTGCAAAATGGCTATGCAGAGAAAGCTTTACTTATTTTTCGCCAGATGCAGTCATCTGGCGTTCACTTGCATTTGGCAACTATGATAGCTCTACTTCCAGCTTGTTCACATTTGGCCGCTCTACAGCATGGGACCTGCTGCCATGGACACGCAGTTGTTTGTGGCTTCACTAATGACACCTCCATTTGCAATGCCATTATTGACATGTATTCAAAGTGTGGAAAGATTTCTATCAGTAGGGAGATATTTGATAGGATGCAGGATAGGGACATTATTTCGTGGAATACAGTGATAATTGGTTATGGCATTCATGGGCTATGCAAAGAAGCGCTTATACTATTCCATGAACTACAGGCATCAAGCTTGAAACCTGATGATGTGACCTTTATTGCTGTTTTATCTGCATGTAGCCATTCAGGACTTGTCACAGAAGGTAAATATTGGTTCAGTTCCATGAGCCAAGACTTCAACATCAAACCAAGGATGGCACATTATATATGCATGGTTGATCTTTTGGCTCGAGCAGGAAATTTGGATGAAGCATACACCTTTATTCAAAGGATGCCATTTAAGCCCGACGTTCGTGTATGGAGTGCATTGCTTGCTGCATGTAGGACccataaaaatattgaaattggtGAAGAAGTGTCAAAGAAGATCCAACTGCTGGGACCTGAAGGTACTGGAAATTTTGTTCTTATGTCAAACATATATAGTTCTGTAGGAAGATGGGATGATGCAGCACATATTAGAAGCTTACAAAGGCATCACGGTTACAAGAAAAGCCCAGGATGCAGTTGGGTTGAGATCTCTGGTGTTATCCATGCATTTATTGGGGGCCATCAATCTCATCCACAATCAACATCCATAAATAAGAAGTTACAGGAACTGCTGGTGCAGATGAAAAAATTGGGATATCGGGCAGATTCTAGTTTTGTTCTTCATGATGTTGAAGAAGAGGAGAAGGAGCAGATTCTCCTTTATCATAGTGAAAAAATAGCCATTGCATTTGGAATTCTAAATACTAATCCCAACAACCGCATTCTAGTTACGAAAAATCTGCGGATTTGTGTTGACTGCCACTCTGCAATAAAATTCATTACCCTCATCTCAGAAAGGGAGATAATAGTAAGAGATGCAAGTCGATTTCATCATTTTAAGAATGGAATTTGCAATTGTCAAGATTTCTGGTAA